The sequence TAGGAGGACTGACCGCAGATCGTAGATGGGACGTTCATCTCGATGTTGAGGTTCTCTGATTCGGGAACGAACTCAGCCCATGACCCCCAGTTTGAGAATTTTAGGGCAAGGCCCTTGTTCTTCGTTGATAATTCCGGTCCGACATAAAGGGGACATTGGTTGCCACCACCGGAAGCGAGAGTCAGGCCACCTTCATTGTCGGAGACGGGGACAGCATAGTAGCTGCCGTCGGATATGAGATCACCATCAGCGTCGACAACTGGTTCGCTCGCGTTTGCTGTGGTGGCCAAAACAGCGGTTGAGGCAAGAAGGAAGTAAAACAAAgtattcatcttcttttttttttctgattttatgTGGTTGGCTAGAGTTGTTTGTCACTGGATGAAGTAAATGTGAGTTCATGTGATTGGTATTTATCCGTGTATACATGCATATACAGCTTTGCATACGTTATGcttaggttttgaatttattagatttaaaattaaacaagtaCATTGAGTTTTGAGAAGATCAGGTCTATCTTTTTTTACTCCACTTTCCTTCCAcgcttcttcatttttattttatttttgtctacGAACGATTTGGGTTGTATGGCATAAAAAAAAGCCTAATTCAATGAGTAATCAATTTCCCGAACATTTCTATACACACCActacatttatataataatattatattagcCCTCTCTTTCACCGGTGCAACctgcaaagaaacaaaaatttaattaataattactgTGAAACATAAAATGTGGCTCTTTGTTGTTCACTTATATtcacaaaataaattttttatcaccAATATTTGGAGAAGAGAATAGATTCTTCCAAACTACAGACTACGTTTCCGAAAAGTTTTGTGGAGGAGGAGACCGGTTTAAGAGGCTTTGTCGATGACGGAAAGGAGAGGCTTCTCAGATTCCAAAAGCGACAGTAGCAAAGACACCGGAACATGTATGTATCTGAATTTATGAACAGTTATgtgtatttttcatattttgttatGCATTCTATTCCATTTCAGTTTTTGTTACTATATTATTTATcatgttccattctatttgatGGTTTATAAAAATGCtctattttgtttagaaatatgtagtttgtaattttcttaatttctaACTATCTTTACATGTGTTTAATCTGTAAAAGTTGTATTGTGATCTATattgtatagtttaatattacataatattatgtattttttagatttttatatttagatttagggttcataTTTGGGTTAAGTTGAACTTTTATTTGGCTGATCGAATAAGGTGAACATGGAAACAGAGAAAAAACCAAGCTTGATAGAAAGCAGGAGGTCTGTGATTTTGCCTAACTTGGGCAGCTAACCCTTGTGTGCCTTCTTGAGTGCATAAGCTGTATGGTCTCTGGAAATCTCTGGCATTTTGACTGTTAATTCCCCAGATTGTCAATTTATCCTCCTGTAAAAATCGATCCAACAATCATTGTTTCTTGCCACTTATTGATTatctgagaaagaaaaaaaacttacattttgTCACGCTTTAAGCTTTCTCTGCATTGCATCATGCTCAGTTCAGCACGAATCCGGAAAGGTAACACCTTGATTTTGGTACACATTTTTCTGAGCAGGGTTTTGATCAATAACGCTAACCGTTATTGCAAACAGATTATTGGCTGGGATCCATTTGACTGTAACATGATCAACATCAGGATGTACCTACATAATGAATCAAGAAAAGAAATTAACTTTGTGAGTGAGGAAGAGGGAAACTAAAAGTGGCAAGATACACCCTTTGTTGAGCCGAACATGCATATCGTGCTTCCCTAGTAACGGTTCCATCTCATGTGTAAACTGTTCTAGAAGACCTCTCTTCAGTTCAACCTGGTCAACCAATTGTATTTGTAACAAAACAGTGTTGATCAGTAGTGAAGATTAACAGAGTCAAGCTTGTTTGTTTATTAAGCTGGCAATAGATTTAGTCAGAAACCTTTTCTACTGCAGTACTTTCAATCCTTGAAAAATCAGAATCTTCATAAGAGTCAAATAAGCTGCAATAATAACCAGTTAGAAATAGTTACAACAAagatacaaaacaaacacatattATTCTTCATTctgatcttcttcttttttccgaAACATTCTGATcaaatactaaattttaaaaatatgggtTTTAACTAAAGCCACTTATAAGTGAAAATCCAAGtctgatatacatatatatactaatatacaCACAAACACAAGTATGTAACACATTTTGATCATAGAATGTATACTAGAATCACAGTTTCTTGTCCATTATACGTAAAGGACACTCTAATCTTTTACAGTGGTGTAAGGCTGTGGATGAGGAGTATGATTTTAAGAAAGTCCTGATACTTGGTATGTTTGGTTTTCTACCTGATGGAAAGAAAATAGTTGGATGCAAATGGATGTTTAAAGTAAAACGCATCGATGGGACCTTTGAGCAGTATAAAGCCCATTTAGTGGCTAAAGGATTTACGTAGCAGAAAAGAGTTGACTATGTTGATGCATTCTCCATTCACAAAGATGGTATCGTCAAGCTTCTACACGCAATGACTGCCAAGAAGAAGTGGTTTTACACGTACTAGACATCTCAAACGCCTTTCTCATTGGTGATCTCTCGCAGgatatttatattgatttacCTCCGGGATACACAGTAAGAAAGAGGGACACACTTCACCAAATGTTGTCTTGCGACTTGTGTATAAAAAAGTCAATCTATGGGTTGAAACAAGCATCACGACGATGGTTCTTACAGTTTTCCACAGCTTTGATGAGTTTGGActttgcattgtcattggaaaatgattagaattttttaaaattatatatttgactgttttgcattcatttgacatatttttatatattatatatatagtgaatgagtgaatttaattaatattattaagtttagattaattagttttctaaaatctatgatttattttattcactactaatataaacataataaaaaccgtttttataattgtttttatagtatcatatacatttatatgtatcttattaatttatataatgtaatctagatatttaattatatctataagcaaattatgttaattcatctatatttaagatgtttaattgtatgtttggaaatatagattagattaggtaattttatgaatagtttctttttaaaatctttaactaaataaatgaaaaatgaaaaaccaTCGactaatcaaattataacaattaattgGAGAGTTCTTTTATGAACCGACACG is a genomic window of Brassica napus cultivar Da-Ae chromosome A2, Da-Ae, whole genome shotgun sequence containing:
- the LOC106413101 gene encoding kunitz trypsin inhibitor 4-like translates to MNTLFYFLLASTAVLATTANASEPVVDADGDLISDGSYYAVPVSDNEGGLTLASGGGNQCPLYVGPELSTKNKGLALKFSNWGSWAEFVPESENLNIEMNVPSTICGQSSYWWLTETQSKGLLFIAAGPKPETGKDSSKSFFQIKKAGDFLSGYKFVYCRNDKSCYEFGMVVDRYGYNDKIFNLHTSNKTLSVYSMFSLFIFNGMKH